One region of Castor canadensis unplaced genomic scaffold, mCasCan1.hap1v2 HAP1_SCAFFOLD_88, whole genome shotgun sequence genomic DNA includes:
- the LOC141420276 gene encoding microtubule-associated protein 1S-like isoform X1 translates to MAAAEGAEAAEAPSSLLLVVGGECGCPGLLAYVLEELERGVCSWDVDPGVCSLDEQLKVFVSRHSATFSSIVKGQRSLHHRGETLETLVLLNPSDKSLYDELRNLLLDPASHKLLVLAGPCLEDTGELLLQTGGFSPHHFLQVLEDREVQDALASSPDADLSTLTVTCPTFGDWLRLAPDLPGLRLQLRLNPPARLPASEGLREFLEYLAESLEPPSPFDLLEPPSFGGFLRLAAPCCYVFPGGLGDAAFFAVNGFTVLVNGGSNPKSSFWKLVRHLDRVDAVLVTHAGADSLPGLNSLLRRKLAERGEAAAEAEAEGPERGGGWQERLRRLVSPALGVVFLNAREAASRLVRGQDEAALALSLLAQLGITPLALSRGPLPAKPTVLFRKMGVGRLDLYVLHPPAEAEDRDRDGDVGSPASVCALLVWLPAGPAEKVVRVLFPGCTPPARLLDGLLGLQHLGFLREPVVTPQDLEAPRRADSKESVGSRESARREARPPATAKPGPERPTAARKDPARAEAPRRAEKDPRPVREVKKDPKPSVPRSQPREVRRGVASASSVKKAAVPATTKPRSAPQPVQNGPRSTPTASCGFPGSQLPRTPGDGSGPGMALSPAVESATLEPAPAACAPQPRSPSPPESRRSPERSGRLSLSPLRGGETGPDASPTVTTPTATTPSLPAEVGSPHSTEVDESLSVSFEQVLPPAAGEAGLSLPLRGPRARRSTSPHDVDLCLVSPCEFEHRKALPAAPAPASPGSSDSSARSQERMGAPGPEETPPTSVSESLPTLSDSDPPPTGPGAADSDEDTEGLVGPGRDPLPEPLHVPPPLTGPPSTCMVDPETVPKAARQTENPGRTRRPLVRPSSAGAAHKAVPAAATRAKALPTGDRASRPLSARSEPADKGGRAPLTRKPSVPKTATRGQSGGSVRPGPPGAPVYLDLAYLPGGRSARQVDEEFFRRVRALCYVISGQGQRREEGLRPVLDALLAGKQRWDRDLQVTLIPTFDSAAMHRWYEDTHARHQALGITVLGSNSMVSMQDEAFPACKVEF, encoded by the exons GCCAGCGGAGCCTGCACCACCGCGGAGAGACCCTGGAGACTCTGGTCCTCCTGAACCCATCCGACAAGTCCCTGTATGACGAG CTCCGGAACCTTCTGCTGGACCCTGCGTCTCACAAGCTGTTGGTGCTCGCTGGGCCCTGCCTGGAGGACACTGGGGAGCTGCTGCTGCAGACGGGGGGCTTCTCCCCCCACCACTTTCTCCAGGTGCTGGAGGACAGAGAG GTCCAGGACGCCCTGGCCTCGTCCCCAGACGCAGACCTGTCCACCCTGACTGTCACCTGCCCCACCTTCGGGGACTGGCTGCGGCTGGCGCCCGACCTGCCGGGGCTGCGGCTACAGCTACGGCTGAACCCGCCCGCACGGCTGCCCGCGTCCGAGGGCCTGCGCGAGTTCCTGGAGTACCTGGCCGAGTCCCTGGAGCCGCCGTCGCCCTTCGACCTGCTCGAGCCACCGTCCTTCGGGGGCTTCCTGCGACTGGCCGCGCCCTGCTGCTATGTCTTCCCTGGGGGGCTCGGGGACGCCGCCTTCTTCGCGGTCAACGGCTTCACCGTGCTGGTCAACGGCGGCTCCAACCCCAAGTCCAGCTTCTGGAAGCTGGTGCGGCACCTAGACCGCGTGGACGCCGTGCTGGTCACACACGCGGGCGCCGACAGCCTCCCGGGCCTCAACAGCCTGCTGCGCCGCAAGCTGGCGGAGCGCGGGGAGGCGGCGGCCGAGGCGGAGGCCGAGGGGCCCGAGCGCGGGGGCGGCTGGCAGGAGCGTCTTCGGCGCCTGGTGTCCCCCGCGCTAGGCGTCGTGTTCCTCAATGCGCGTGAGGCGGCGTCGCGCTTGGTGCGTGGCCAGGACGAGGCAGCGCTGGCCCTGAGCCTCCTGGCGCAGCTGGGCATCACTCCGCTGGCGCTGAGCCGCGGGCCGCTGCCCGCCAAGCCCACCGTGCTGTTCCGCAAGATGGGCGTGGGCCGCCTGGACCTGTACGTGCTGCACCCGCCTGCTGAGGCGGAGGACCGCGACCGTGACGGCGACGTGGGCTCGCCCGCCTCCGTGTGCGCGCTGCTTGTGTGGCTGCCCGCGGGCCCCGCGGAGAAGGTGGTGCGCGTGCTGTTCCCGGGGTGCACGCCACCCGCACGCCTGTTGGACGGCCTGCTCGGCCTGCAGCACCTGGGCTTTCTGCGCGAGCCCGTGGTCACCCCGCAGGACCTGGAGGCGCCGCGCCGCGCCGACAGTAAGGAGAGCGTGGGCTCCCGCGAAAGCGCCCGCAGAGAGGCCCGGCCGCCCGCGACCGCCAAGCCCGGCCCCGAGCGCCCCACGGCTGCCCGCAAGGACCCAGCCCGGGCCGAAGCCCCACGCAGAGCCGAGAAGGACCCCAGGCCGGTGCGGGAGGTGAAGAAGGACCCCAAGCCGAGCGTCCCCCGCAGCCAGCCCCGGGAGGTGCGCCGTGGCGTCGCTAGTGCGTCCAGTGTGAAGAAGGCGGCCGTTCCCGCGACCACCAAGCCCCGCAGCGCACCTCAGCCCGTGCAGAACGGGCCCCGCAGTACCCCCACCGCCTCCTGCGGCTTCCCTGGTTCGCAGCTGCCCCGCACGCCCGGCGACGGCAGCGGCCCTGGGATGGCCCTAAGCCCCGCTGTGGAGTCGGCGACGCTTGAGCCCGCACCGGCTGCCTGTGCCCCGCAGCCGCGCTCGCCATCACCACCCGAGAGTCGCCGCAGCCCTGAGCGCAGCGGCCGCCTGTCTCTCAGCCCTCTGCGCGGCGGGGAGACCGGGCCCGACGCCTCGCCCACGGTGACCACGCCGACGGCCACCACGCCCTCGCTGCCCGCAGAGGTGGGCTCCCCGCACTCCACCGAGGTGGATGAGTCCCTGTCCGTGTCCTTCGAGCAAGTGCTGCCGCCCGCCGCTGGCGAGGCCGGGCTGAGCCTCCCCTTGCGCGGGCCCCGGGCGCGCCGTTCCACGTCTCCGCACGACGTGGACCTGTGCCTCGTGTCGCCCTGCGAGTTCGAGCACCGCAAGGCTCTGCCCGCCGCGCCCGCACCCGCGTCCCCCGGCAGCTCCGACAGCAGCGCGCGCTCCCAGGAGCGGATGGGCGCGCCGGGCCCCGAGGAGACGCCGCCCACGTCGGTCAGCGAGTCTCTGCCCACCCTGTCGGACTCCGACCCGCCACCCACTGGCCCCGGGGCGGCTGACTCAGACGAGGACACCGAGGGCTTGGTGGGCCCCGGCCGAGACCCGCTGCCCGAGCCCCTGCACGTGCCCCCGCCGCTGACTGGGCCGCCCAGCACCTGCATGGTGGACCCCGAGACCGTCCCCAAGGCGGCCCGGCAGACGGAGAACCCTGGCCGCACCCGCAGGCCCCTCGTCCGACCCAGCTCCGCAGGGGCCGCACACAAGGCCGTGCCCGCAGCCGCGACCAGAGCCAAGGCGCTGCCCACAGGTGACCGCGCCAGCCGGCCGCTCAGCGCCCGAAGCGAGCCCGCAGACAAGGGCGGCCGCGCGCCCCTGACCAGGAAGCCCTCGGTCCCCAAGACTGCCACGCGAGGCCAGTCCG GAGGCAGCGTCCGGCCCGGCCCGCCCGGCGCCCCCGTCTACCTGGACCTGGCCTACCTGCCCGGGGGCCGCAGCGCGCGCCAGGTGGACGAGGAGTTCTTCCGCCGCGTGCGCGCGCTCTGCTACGTCATCAGCGGCCAGGGCCAGCGGCGCGAGGAGGGGCTGCGGCCCGTGCTGGACGCCCTGCTGGCCGGCAAGCAGCGCTGGGACCGCGACCTGCAG GTGACGCTCATCCCCACCTTCGACTCGGCCGCCATGCACCGCTGGTACGAGGACACGCACGCGCGGCACCAGGCGCTGGGCATCACCGTGCTGGGCAGCAACAGCATGGTGTCCATGCAGGACGAGGCGTTCCCCGCCTGCAAGGTGGAGTTCTAG
- the LOC141420276 gene encoding microtubule-associated protein 1S-like isoform X2 — translation MASEGPPRKPRTARLSTCRLGTQEGPLCTVGKAGVCSWDVDPGVCSLDEQLKVFVSRHSATFSSIVKGQRSLHHRGETLETLVLLNPSDKSLYDELRNLLLDPASHKLLVLAGPCLEDTGELLLQTGGFSPHHFLQVLEDREVQDALASSPDADLSTLTVTCPTFGDWLRLAPDLPGLRLQLRLNPPARLPASEGLREFLEYLAESLEPPSPFDLLEPPSFGGFLRLAAPCCYVFPGGLGDAAFFAVNGFTVLVNGGSNPKSSFWKLVRHLDRVDAVLVTHAGADSLPGLNSLLRRKLAERGEAAAEAEAEGPERGGGWQERLRRLVSPALGVVFLNAREAASRLVRGQDEAALALSLLAQLGITPLALSRGPLPAKPTVLFRKMGVGRLDLYVLHPPAEAEDRDRDGDVGSPASVCALLVWLPAGPAEKVVRVLFPGCTPPARLLDGLLGLQHLGFLREPVVTPQDLEAPRRADSKESVGSRESARREARPPATAKPGPERPTAARKDPARAEAPRRAEKDPRPVREVKKDPKPSVPRSQPREVRRGVASASSVKKAAVPATTKPRSAPQPVQNGPRSTPTASCGFPGSQLPRTPGDGSGPGMALSPAVESATLEPAPAACAPQPRSPSPPESRRSPERSGRLSLSPLRGGETGPDASPTVTTPTATTPSLPAEVGSPHSTEVDESLSVSFEQVLPPAAGEAGLSLPLRGPRARRSTSPHDVDLCLVSPCEFEHRKALPAAPAPASPGSSDSSARSQERMGAPGPEETPPTSVSESLPTLSDSDPPPTGPGAADSDEDTEGLVGPGRDPLPEPLHVPPPLTGPPSTCMVDPETVPKAARQTENPGRTRRPLVRPSSAGAAHKAVPAAATRAKALPTGDRASRPLSARSEPADKGGRAPLTRKPSVPKTATRGQSGGSVRPGPPGAPVYLDLAYLPGGRSARQVDEEFFRRVRALCYVISGQGQRREEGLRPVLDALLAGKQRWDRDLQVTLIPTFDSAAMHRWYEDTHARHQALGITVLGSNSMVSMQDEAFPACKVEF, via the exons GCCAGCGGAGCCTGCACCACCGCGGAGAGACCCTGGAGACTCTGGTCCTCCTGAACCCATCCGACAAGTCCCTGTATGACGAG CTCCGGAACCTTCTGCTGGACCCTGCGTCTCACAAGCTGTTGGTGCTCGCTGGGCCCTGCCTGGAGGACACTGGGGAGCTGCTGCTGCAGACGGGGGGCTTCTCCCCCCACCACTTTCTCCAGGTGCTGGAGGACAGAGAG GTCCAGGACGCCCTGGCCTCGTCCCCAGACGCAGACCTGTCCACCCTGACTGTCACCTGCCCCACCTTCGGGGACTGGCTGCGGCTGGCGCCCGACCTGCCGGGGCTGCGGCTACAGCTACGGCTGAACCCGCCCGCACGGCTGCCCGCGTCCGAGGGCCTGCGCGAGTTCCTGGAGTACCTGGCCGAGTCCCTGGAGCCGCCGTCGCCCTTCGACCTGCTCGAGCCACCGTCCTTCGGGGGCTTCCTGCGACTGGCCGCGCCCTGCTGCTATGTCTTCCCTGGGGGGCTCGGGGACGCCGCCTTCTTCGCGGTCAACGGCTTCACCGTGCTGGTCAACGGCGGCTCCAACCCCAAGTCCAGCTTCTGGAAGCTGGTGCGGCACCTAGACCGCGTGGACGCCGTGCTGGTCACACACGCGGGCGCCGACAGCCTCCCGGGCCTCAACAGCCTGCTGCGCCGCAAGCTGGCGGAGCGCGGGGAGGCGGCGGCCGAGGCGGAGGCCGAGGGGCCCGAGCGCGGGGGCGGCTGGCAGGAGCGTCTTCGGCGCCTGGTGTCCCCCGCGCTAGGCGTCGTGTTCCTCAATGCGCGTGAGGCGGCGTCGCGCTTGGTGCGTGGCCAGGACGAGGCAGCGCTGGCCCTGAGCCTCCTGGCGCAGCTGGGCATCACTCCGCTGGCGCTGAGCCGCGGGCCGCTGCCCGCCAAGCCCACCGTGCTGTTCCGCAAGATGGGCGTGGGCCGCCTGGACCTGTACGTGCTGCACCCGCCTGCTGAGGCGGAGGACCGCGACCGTGACGGCGACGTGGGCTCGCCCGCCTCCGTGTGCGCGCTGCTTGTGTGGCTGCCCGCGGGCCCCGCGGAGAAGGTGGTGCGCGTGCTGTTCCCGGGGTGCACGCCACCCGCACGCCTGTTGGACGGCCTGCTCGGCCTGCAGCACCTGGGCTTTCTGCGCGAGCCCGTGGTCACCCCGCAGGACCTGGAGGCGCCGCGCCGCGCCGACAGTAAGGAGAGCGTGGGCTCCCGCGAAAGCGCCCGCAGAGAGGCCCGGCCGCCCGCGACCGCCAAGCCCGGCCCCGAGCGCCCCACGGCTGCCCGCAAGGACCCAGCCCGGGCCGAAGCCCCACGCAGAGCCGAGAAGGACCCCAGGCCGGTGCGGGAGGTGAAGAAGGACCCCAAGCCGAGCGTCCCCCGCAGCCAGCCCCGGGAGGTGCGCCGTGGCGTCGCTAGTGCGTCCAGTGTGAAGAAGGCGGCCGTTCCCGCGACCACCAAGCCCCGCAGCGCACCTCAGCCCGTGCAGAACGGGCCCCGCAGTACCCCCACCGCCTCCTGCGGCTTCCCTGGTTCGCAGCTGCCCCGCACGCCCGGCGACGGCAGCGGCCCTGGGATGGCCCTAAGCCCCGCTGTGGAGTCGGCGACGCTTGAGCCCGCACCGGCTGCCTGTGCCCCGCAGCCGCGCTCGCCATCACCACCCGAGAGTCGCCGCAGCCCTGAGCGCAGCGGCCGCCTGTCTCTCAGCCCTCTGCGCGGCGGGGAGACCGGGCCCGACGCCTCGCCCACGGTGACCACGCCGACGGCCACCACGCCCTCGCTGCCCGCAGAGGTGGGCTCCCCGCACTCCACCGAGGTGGATGAGTCCCTGTCCGTGTCCTTCGAGCAAGTGCTGCCGCCCGCCGCTGGCGAGGCCGGGCTGAGCCTCCCCTTGCGCGGGCCCCGGGCGCGCCGTTCCACGTCTCCGCACGACGTGGACCTGTGCCTCGTGTCGCCCTGCGAGTTCGAGCACCGCAAGGCTCTGCCCGCCGCGCCCGCACCCGCGTCCCCCGGCAGCTCCGACAGCAGCGCGCGCTCCCAGGAGCGGATGGGCGCGCCGGGCCCCGAGGAGACGCCGCCCACGTCGGTCAGCGAGTCTCTGCCCACCCTGTCGGACTCCGACCCGCCACCCACTGGCCCCGGGGCGGCTGACTCAGACGAGGACACCGAGGGCTTGGTGGGCCCCGGCCGAGACCCGCTGCCCGAGCCCCTGCACGTGCCCCCGCCGCTGACTGGGCCGCCCAGCACCTGCATGGTGGACCCCGAGACCGTCCCCAAGGCGGCCCGGCAGACGGAGAACCCTGGCCGCACCCGCAGGCCCCTCGTCCGACCCAGCTCCGCAGGGGCCGCACACAAGGCCGTGCCCGCAGCCGCGACCAGAGCCAAGGCGCTGCCCACAGGTGACCGCGCCAGCCGGCCGCTCAGCGCCCGAAGCGAGCCCGCAGACAAGGGCGGCCGCGCGCCCCTGACCAGGAAGCCCTCGGTCCCCAAGACTGCCACGCGAGGCCAGTCCG GAGGCAGCGTCCGGCCCGGCCCGCCCGGCGCCCCCGTCTACCTGGACCTGGCCTACCTGCCCGGGGGCCGCAGCGCGCGCCAGGTGGACGAGGAGTTCTTCCGCCGCGTGCGCGCGCTCTGCTACGTCATCAGCGGCCAGGGCCAGCGGCGCGAGGAGGGGCTGCGGCCCGTGCTGGACGCCCTGCTGGCCGGCAAGCAGCGCTGGGACCGCGACCTGCAG GTGACGCTCATCCCCACCTTCGACTCGGCCGCCATGCACCGCTGGTACGAGGACACGCACGCGCGGCACCAGGCGCTGGGCATCACCGTGCTGGGCAGCAACAGCATGGTGTCCATGCAGGACGAGGCGTTCCCCGCCTGCAAGGTGGAGTTCTAG